In the genome of Hydractinia symbiolongicarpus strain clone_291-10 chromosome 5, HSymV2.1, whole genome shotgun sequence, one region contains:
- the LOC130645341 gene encoding calcium and integrin-binding family member 2-like produces MGGNQSAFDEEELQEYQELTYFTQKEILHCHKRFAQLDPNAVTRDKNAKLPQRVLLQLPELQVNPFRDRICKVFSSSRDGDMTFEDFLDMMSVFSENAPKSVKVEYAFRIYDFNEDDYICDSDLKRVINRLCGDQKLSAENTKSIIKKIMMEADLDDDNRLSFAEFEHVISKAPDFVNSFRIRI; encoded by the coding sequence ATGGGTGGAAACCAATCAGCGTTTGATGAAGAAGAACTGCAAGAATACCAGGAGTTAACATACTTTACACAAAAAGAGATCTTACATTGTCATAAGAGATTTGCACAACTTGATCCCAATGCTGTAACTAGGGATAAAAATGCCAAGCTGCCCCAAAGAGTTCTCTTGCAGTTACCTGAGCTGCAAGTGAATCCTTTTCGAGATCGTATATGCAAGGTGTTTTCTTCAAGTCGTGACGGTGATATGACTTTTGAGGATTTCCTAGATATGATGTCTGTTTTTTCAGAAAATGCTCCCAAAAGTGTTAAAGTTGAATATGCCTTCCGTATATATGACTTCAATGAAGATGATTATATTTGTGACAGCGATTTAAAAAGGGTGATTAACAGATTATGTGGTGATCAAAAGCTTTCGGCAGAAAATACAAAATCGATTATCAAGAAGATCATGATGGAAGCAGATTTGGATGATGACAATAGACTTTCATTCGCAGAGTTTGAGCATGTCATATCAAAAGCCCCAGACTTTGTCAATTCGTTTAGAATACGCATTTAA
- the LOC130645334 gene encoding coiled-coil domain-containing protein 181-like, whose amino-acid sequence MGDSTSDELSRELTGISMTSKSSARSTTSKSSGDYSDEFDSDDDEKDKSMHQTSTSKLSSSDDTDETTRENTMVSDVESSKIVDDDEKPSINNMDTTQSDRDTSKENTSVPDRKTEEEAILSRESTVHSEKKVAESTEDESADLSGKYTTESDDRNDEDTTPAATRETTSVSETKSSEDTTSSDENDKNNSSTYEDDFDDDDDGHQGDEADDNGPQGDDGDNDEGGQKEGQDDDKKDAKKLEKENSVLIEKDGKFELVDPDEVKAEYYDMLGLPVSDKKQPSKKGSSTGKNAKKSPNRPSRVSTSNAAYLHVQSEYGMSEQQKEMKKKRISIVHMRKQEEKERLRQEEEEKRIAAEKSFRKWISEKSELAKEHQKLKKAAEDDNQSAEKKKAAEKAFAQWLEDKDARMKNEKKMEKLRLQDEAQSYVVRDRKMCEKAFKEWLRKKKIEREMKAAYVRPARRKSAAPRKKKYTEYETPDEEKKKDKRRAKSSTVRYSEQNGYRHPSSIDDFVARKW is encoded by the exons atgggtGACAGTACTTCGGACGAATTATCACGCGAGCTTACTGGtataagcatgacatctaaaagCAGTGCCCGATCTACCACAAGTAAATCGAGCGGTGATTATTCTGATGAATTTGATAGTGATGATGATGAGAAAGATAAAAGCATGCACCAAACTTCAACATCCAAGTTGTCATCGAGTGACGATACAGATGAAACCACTCGAGAAAACACTATGGTTTCTGATGTGGAGTCATCAAAAATTGTCGACGACGATGAGAAACCGTCAATTAATAACATGGATACAACGCAATCGGACAGGGATACATCTAAAGAAAACACATCCGTGCCAGATAGGAAAACAGAAGAAGAAGCCATTCTCTCTCGCGAAAGCACTGTCCActctgaaaaaaaagttgcGGAATCCACCGAAGACGAAAGTGCTGATTTATCAGGGAAATACACTACAGAGAGTGATGATAGAAATGACGAGGATACAACACCTGCTGCAACGAGAGAGACTACATCGGTATCCGAAACAAAATCTTCGGAAGACACAACTAGCAGTGatgaaaatgataaaaacaacAGCAGTACTTATGAGGACGattttgatgatgatgatgacggtCACCAAGGTGACGAGGCTGATGATAACGGTCCCCAAGGTGATGACGGTGATAATGACGAAGGAGGTCAGAAAGAAGGGCAAGATGATGACAAAAAGGATGCTAAgaaattagaaaaagaaaacagtgtGCTCATAGAAAAAGATGGGAAATTTGAATTAGTTGATCCAGACGAAGTTAAAGCGGAGTATTACGATATGTTAGGTTTACCTGTGTCTGATAAGAAGCAACCGAGTAAAAAAGggagtagtaccggaaaaaatgCGAAGAAGTCACCGAACAGACCTAGTCGTGTCAGCACAAGTAATGCTGCTTATTTGCATGTTCAATCAGAGTATGGCATGAGTGAACAACAGAAAGaaatgaagaagaaaagaaTCTCTATTGTTCATATGCGCAagcaagaagaaaaagaaaggtTAAGACaagaggaagaagaaaaaaggaTTGCCGCTGAAAAATCTTTTAGg AAATGGATATCTGAAAAATCCGAGCTAGCAAAAGAGCATCAAAAGCTGAAGAAGGCAGCAGAAGACGATAATCAaagcgctgaaaaaaagaaagcgGCCGAGAAGGCTTTCGCGCAGTGGCTGGAAGATAAAGATGCTCGCATGAAAAACGAAAAGAAAATGGAGAAACTACGATTGCAAGACGAAGCTCAGTCGTATGTTGTGCGCGATCGAAAGATGTGCGAAAAAGCATTTAAAGA GTGGTTGCGAAAGAAGAAAATCGAGAGAGAAATGAAAGCAGCTTACGTTCGACCTGCGCGAAGAAAGTCGGCTGCACCCAGAAAAAAGAAGTATACCGAATATGAAACTCCagatgaagaaaagaaaaaggataAAAGAAGAGCTAAGTCTTCGACTGTGAG ATATTCTGAACAAAACGGTTATCGACATCCATCGTCAATAGATGATTTTGTAGCTCGAAAATGGTAG
- the LOC130645347 gene encoding iron-sulfur clusters transporter ABCB7, mitochondrial-like translates to MYSVIIKSNSVRIWSCACSNPFISRQTYFNLKRCTPCYSKCFSSSESSYWFQKYWKKKKVKDEQNKQISPVILKTNFHGGGGKVTDDKSPKDVDSYKVVQTMISHVWPKDQPALKLRVVAAFGLLIGSKVVNVQVPFLFKYLVDHLNNSPVVIVDAETAMVSLATALVLGYGAARAGASLCNELRNAVFAKVAQNSIRKMAHQTFLHLHSLDLSYHLSRKTGMLSKAIDRGTRGIAFFLNALVFNILPTVFEVSLVSGILAWKCGVPFSLTALACIAAYGTFTFTTTQWRTRFRVAMNKADNEAGTRAIDSLINYETVKYFNNEKFESDQYNELLRKYQQASLKTTTSLAFLNFGQNFIFSSSLTVIMLLASQGIIQGSMTVGDLVMVNGLLFQLSVPLNFLGSVYRDIRQALIDMQSMFSLMDEKSKIQENPIATPLVISQGENKDIIFEDVSYKYADGAEIFKELNMTIQGGKKTAIVGGSGSGKSTVVRLLYRFFDPDEGRILIGDTDIRDVTLESLRQNLAIVPQDQVLFHDTIFYNINYGRVNATSEEVYEAAKMADVHNAIMRMPHGYKTQVGERGLKLSGGEKQRVAIARAILKHSPVLIYDEATSSLDSITEKHILTSLQMLTQNRTSIFIAHRLSTVVDADEILVIGDHKITERGTHYELIANPNSFYSYLWHKQHEIHESS, encoded by the exons AGGTGCACCCCTTGTTATTCAAAATGTTTCAGTAGTAGTGAAAGCTCTTATTGGTTTCAAAAATATTGG aaaaagaagaaagtgaAAGATGAGCAGAATAAACAAATCAGCCCTGTAAtattaaaaactaattttcatggtGGTGGTGGCAAGGTCACTGATGATAAAAGTCCAAAAGATGTAGACAGTTACAAAGTAGTTCAAACAATGATTAGTCACGTGTGGCCAAAGGACCAACCTGCTTTAAAGTTAAGGGTGGTTGCAGCTTTTGGTTTGCTTATTGGTTCAAAG GTTGTGAATGTTCAAGTGCCGTTTCTATTCAAATACCTGGTAGATCATCTGAATAACTCTCCTGTTGTAATTGTTGATGCGGAAACAGCCATGGTGTCGCTTGCAACTGCCTTGGTACTTGGTT ATGGAGCTGCCAGGGCAGGTGCATCTCTTTGTAACGAGTTACGCAATGCAGTCTTTGCAAAGGTTGCTCAGAATTCAATCCGCAAGATGGCACACCAAACGTTTTTGCATTTGCATTCGCTGGATTTAAGCTATCATCTGTCTAGAAAAACTGGCATGCTTTCAAAAGCCATAGATCGAGGAACAAG GGGCATTGCGTTTTTCTTGAACGCATTGGTTTTCAACATTTTACCAACTGTCTTTGAAGTGTCACTCGTGAGTGGAATATTG GCTTGGAAGTGTGGTGTTCCCTTTTCTCTCACAGCATTGGCATGCATTGCTGCATACGGAACATTTACTTTTACAACCACGCAGTGGAG GACCAGATTTAGAGTTGCAATGAACAAAGCCGACAATGAAGCCGGAACAAGGGCGATAGATTCTCTTATAAATTACGAAACCGTAAAG TATTTCAACAACGAGAAGTTTGAAAGTGACCAATACAACGAATTGTTGCGCAAATATCAACAAGCTTCGCTCAAAACAACAACGTCACTGGCGTTTTTAAACTTCGGCCAGAATTTTATATTCTCTTCCTCTTTGACGGTCATCATGCTTTTAGCAAGCCAAGGGATAATACAAG GTAGTATGACGGTTGGCGATTTGGTAATGGTGAACGGTTTGTTGTTTCAGCTCTCTGTACCGCTAAATTTTCTTGGTTCTGTGTATCGCGACATTCGACAGGCTTTGATTGATATGCAGAGTATGTTTAGTTTGATGGACGAAAAGAGCAAAATTCAG GAAAATCCGATTGCCACGCCTTTAGTTATCTCACAAGGCGAGAACAAAGATATTATCTTCGAAGATGTCTCCTATAAGTATGCTGACGGCGCAGAAATATTCAAGGAATTGAATATGACAATCCAAGGTGGTAAAAAAACTGCTATTGTTGGTGGGAGTGGTTCTGG AAAATCCACAGTTGTCAGACTGTTATATCGTTTCTTCGACCCTGACGAGGGCAGGATTCTAATTGGGGACACCGATATTAGAGATGTGACTTTAGAAAGCCTACGTCAGAATTTGGCCATTGTTCCACAG gATCAAGTTCTTTTTCATGATACTATATTTTACAACATCAATTATGGTCGAGTAAATGCGACATCAGAAGAAGTGTACGAAGCAGCTAAAATGGCGGATGTTCACAACGCTATCATGCGCATGCCACATGGTTATAAAACACAAGTGGGAGAGCGCGGTTTAAAGCTCTCCGGCGGAGAGAAGCAAAGAGTGGCTATTGCTAGGGCCATATTAAAACACTCGCCCGTGTTGATATATGATGAAGCAACTTCGTCGTTAGATTCTATCACTGAAAAG CACATCTTGACATCACTGCAAATGCTGACACAAAATCGGACTTCAATCTTTATTGCACATCGCTTATCAACAGTTGTTGATGCGGATGAGATCTTAGTCATAGGAGATCATAAAATCACGGAGAGAGGAACGCATTACGAGTTGATAGCCAAtccaaactccttttattcatatCTGTGGCATAAACAACACGAGATTCACGAGAGCAGTTGA